In Microbacterium pumilum, the following proteins share a genomic window:
- a CDS encoding site-specific integrase, with protein sequence MAGRPRTPIGTFGEIAVREVAPGKFYASTRFRDWDGQSRQVTATAGSRSGARVELKQRLAERQQQAANGSLSAGSSFQDLAAAWKEDMLMNADLSDGTKETYERELRTLVIPTFEHLTVREVTVGRVERFLQTQRAKSYPRMKHSRTILSMVMGFAVRREIIARNPVKDTSRMKKPKKTPKALTDEQLTLIRQAAREWRTGEHVLGPRPDGQVRDVIELMLGTATRIGEVLAIRKCDVDMTMSPPTVDINGTLVVRKGNGLIRQPKPKTDDSNRVVAVPAFAAEVIRRRLARLGGADDHHFLFFTRNGTPLAPHNVRRTFRGMLKSVGLDGIEITPHSFRRTGATLITNEVDIETAAEVLGHSSTATTREHYAEPDKTVNPLSAAVLERLAPRAD encoded by the coding sequence ATGGCCGGTCGGCCGCGGACGCCGATCGGAACGTTCGGTGAGATTGCCGTCCGGGAGGTAGCTCCTGGCAAGTTCTACGCATCGACCCGCTTTCGCGACTGGGACGGTCAGAGCCGCCAAGTGACCGCGACAGCCGGTAGCCGGAGCGGTGCGCGAGTCGAGCTCAAGCAACGTCTGGCAGAACGCCAGCAGCAGGCCGCGAATGGCTCCCTATCAGCCGGCTCGTCCTTCCAAGACCTCGCCGCTGCCTGGAAAGAGGACATGCTCATGAACGCGGACCTCTCGGATGGGACCAAGGAGACGTACGAGCGCGAACTGCGCACGCTGGTCATTCCAACCTTCGAGCACCTCACGGTGCGCGAGGTCACGGTGGGGAGAGTTGAGCGATTCCTCCAGACGCAGCGTGCAAAGTCTTACCCACGGATGAAGCACTCCCGAACAATCCTGAGCATGGTGATGGGCTTCGCGGTGCGCCGCGAGATCATCGCACGCAACCCCGTCAAAGACACGTCTCGGATGAAGAAGCCCAAGAAGACGCCAAAGGCGCTGACCGATGAGCAGCTCACGCTGATTCGGCAGGCAGCCCGGGAATGGCGAACAGGAGAGCACGTGCTCGGTCCTCGCCCCGACGGTCAGGTGCGCGATGTCATAGAGCTCATGCTCGGCACAGCCACCCGGATCGGGGAGGTGCTCGCGATTCGGAAGTGCGACGTGGATATGACGATGAGTCCACCGACAGTGGACATCAATGGCACACTCGTCGTCCGGAAGGGCAACGGCCTGATCCGACAGCCGAAGCCGAAGACGGACGATTCCAATAGGGTCGTCGCTGTGCCCGCCTTTGCTGCGGAGGTCATTCGCCGTCGGCTCGCCCGACTCGGGGGAGCCGACGATCACCACTTCCTGTTCTTCACTCGGAACGGGACGCCACTTGCGCCCCACAACGTCAGGCGCACATTCCGGGGGATGCTCAAGTCGGTCGGGCTCGACGGAATTGAGATCACGCCGCACTCCTTCCGAAGAACCGGGGCAACTCTGATCACAAACGAGGTCGATATCGAGACAGCGGCAGAAGTGCTAGGACACTCGTCGACGGCTACGACAAGAGAGCACTACGCCGAGCCGGACAAGACTGTGAATCCGCTGTCGGCCGCAGTGCTCGAGCGTCTCGCTCCCAGGGCCGACTAG
- a CDS encoding helix-turn-helix domain-containing protein has product MSSAIIQQVSDRRGVLRPLGMKVLDAVRPVSVDLAYLTVMNSEQLSGLGLEPMVTTSELAEYLRVDVQAIYDLRLHDRGPKGVRVGRELRFRVSDVKRWLDSLHEPDSTALLAGSER; this is encoded by the coding sequence ATGAGTTCAGCAATTATCCAGCAAGTATCCGATCGACGCGGCGTTCTGCGCCCTCTCGGTATGAAGGTGCTCGATGCGGTTCGGCCGGTCTCGGTCGACCTTGCGTACCTGACTGTCATGAACAGCGAACAGCTTTCCGGGCTGGGCCTGGAGCCGATGGTGACGACGAGCGAGCTCGCGGAGTATCTGCGCGTCGATGTGCAGGCGATCTACGATCTGCGACTTCATGACCGCGGTCCGAAGGGCGTCCGAGTCGGGCGTGAACTGCGGTTTCGAGTATCTGACGTAAAACGATGGCTCGACTCGCTGCACGAGCCTGATTCCACGGCGCTCCTCGCAGGAAGTGAGCGCTGA
- a CDS encoding peptidoglycan DD-metalloendopeptidase family protein, whose protein sequence is MVWGRSVPVATETDAAAPSAAEFVATAVAAAAVSIPVDSVVPSPVNADTSTPAGSPISRRARRVTQTGEQSAIVVSPLVDDESAKLAGLTASVHLADLTASAQPEAASSLPDAVLTPAEPFELLEPALVTGPIAFDEPIAESVDDEPLLGNGPSASVDEFEAAARLFSFTGETPIQASAQAQPDAPHSDARPAHWRPRHRPDASTAPRVSNPRSGTAFKRLTAASFSIGVMGIVGLLTVGMTTPAEAVAVANGVDITSTVLAPGDTDIEIDPDEIQAYVAPATVEDAELVRTENYSTVTLAELAHESGIQNFSNFFVNDPNSAIQWPFAVGVPISYGFGMRSGRMHEGVDFTPGAGSPIQAIADGVVREATSSGGAYGVSVIIDHQIDGQLVSSHYAHMQYGSLQVSVGQHVTVGTVIGRTGNTGRSYGAHTHFEILMNGTTPIDPIPWMRAHAGG, encoded by the coding sequence GTGGTGTGGGGTCGTTCGGTCCCTGTTGCAACGGAGACGGATGCCGCGGCCCCGTCCGCCGCAGAGTTCGTCGCAACTGCCGTCGCCGCCGCCGCTGTCTCCATTCCGGTCGACTCCGTCGTCCCGAGTCCGGTGAATGCCGACACCAGCACGCCTGCGGGCTCGCCTATCAGCCGCCGCGCACGCCGTGTGACGCAGACTGGGGAGCAGTCGGCCATCGTCGTGTCGCCGCTCGTCGACGACGAATCCGCGAAGCTCGCTGGTCTGACCGCTTCCGTACACCTGGCTGATCTGACCGCATCCGCACAGCCCGAGGCTGCGTCGAGCCTCCCCGACGCCGTACTCACTCCCGCCGAGCCGTTCGAGCTGCTCGAGCCGGCGCTCGTCACGGGTCCGATCGCGTTCGACGAGCCCATCGCCGAGTCGGTGGACGATGAGCCGCTCCTCGGCAACGGGCCCTCGGCATCCGTCGACGAATTCGAGGCCGCTGCCCGCCTGTTCTCCTTCACCGGAGAGACCCCCATCCAGGCTTCGGCCCAGGCTCAGCCCGATGCGCCGCACTCCGACGCGCGTCCGGCGCACTGGCGTCCGCGTCATCGCCCTGACGCGTCGACCGCACCGCGGGTCTCGAACCCGAGGAGCGGGACGGCGTTCAAGCGCCTCACGGCCGCATCGTTCTCGATCGGCGTGATGGGCATCGTCGGACTGCTGACCGTAGGCATGACGACCCCCGCCGAGGCGGTCGCCGTCGCGAACGGGGTCGACATCACCTCGACCGTGCTGGCACCCGGTGACACGGATATCGAGATCGATCCCGACGAGATCCAGGCGTATGTCGCCCCGGCCACCGTCGAAGACGCCGAGCTCGTGCGCACCGAGAACTACTCGACCGTCACGCTGGCCGAGCTCGCCCACGAGTCCGGCATCCAGAACTTCTCGAACTTCTTCGTCAACGACCCTAACTCGGCGATCCAGTGGCCCTTCGCAGTGGGCGTGCCGATCAGCTACGGCTTCGGCATGCGCTCGGGTCGCATGCACGAGGGAGTCGACTTCACGCCCGGCGCCGGCTCGCCGATCCAGGCGATCGCCGACGGAGTCGTCCGCGAGGCGACGAGCTCGGGCGGCGCCTACGGTGTCAGCGTCATCATCGATCACCAGATCGACGGCCAGCTCGTCTCCAGCCACTACGCGCACATGCAGTACGGCTCGCTCCAGGTCTCTGTCGGACAGCACGTCACCGTCGGCACGGTCATCGGCCGCACCGGCAACACGGGCCGCTCGTACGGCGCCCACACTCACTTCGAGATCCTGATGAACGGCACCACGCCTATCGACCCGATCCCGTGGATGCGAGCACACGCCGGAGGCTGA
- a CDS encoding inositol monophosphatase family protein → MPHAEDLRDIAIEIAREAGELARRRRSEGVAIAATKSAIADIVTEADREVEELIRARLAELRPGDGFFGEESAASGSTTGITWVVDPIDGTVNYAYGIPAYAVSIAAVEGEPLPAMWNVLAGVVFSPANGELFHAAKGGGAWLDDVRLAVNAEPSAAGALLATGFGYDPATHAGDLERVARVMPLARDLRRIGSAALDLAFVAAGRLDGYFERGLQPWDHAAGALLVREAGGIAGGAGPGNTPSSVLTVASGPGLFDALFAAAVGPS, encoded by the coding sequence ATGCCTCACGCCGAAGACCTGCGCGACATCGCCATAGAGATCGCGCGGGAGGCGGGAGAGCTCGCCCGCCGGAGGCGCAGCGAGGGCGTCGCCATCGCAGCCACGAAGTCCGCGATCGCGGACATCGTCACCGAGGCCGATCGGGAAGTCGAAGAGCTGATCCGCGCGCGACTGGCGGAGCTCCGCCCCGGAGACGGGTTCTTCGGCGAGGAGTCCGCAGCCTCGGGGAGCACGACCGGCATCACGTGGGTGGTCGATCCGATCGACGGCACCGTCAACTACGCATACGGCATCCCCGCATACGCCGTGAGCATCGCCGCGGTCGAGGGCGAGCCGTTGCCGGCGATGTGGAATGTGCTCGCCGGCGTGGTCTTCAGCCCCGCGAACGGCGAGCTGTTCCACGCCGCGAAGGGCGGCGGCGCATGGCTCGACGACGTCCGCCTGGCGGTCAACGCGGAACCTTCGGCGGCGGGTGCGCTGCTCGCGACCGGCTTCGGCTACGACCCGGCGACGCACGCCGGAGACCTCGAGCGCGTGGCACGGGTGATGCCGCTCGCCCGGGATCTGCGCCGCATCGGCTCGGCTGCACTCGACCTCGCATTCGTCGCCGCGGGACGACTGGACGGGTACTTCGAACGCGGGCTGCAGCCGTGGGACCACGCCGCCGGTGCCCTGCTCGTCCGCGAGGCGGGCGGTATCGCCGGGGGAGCCGGACCGGGAAACACGCCCTCCAGTGTCCTGACGGTCGCGTCCGGTCCAGGACTCTTCGACGCGTTATTCGCGGCGGCGGTCGGTCCGTCATAG
- a CDS encoding NAD(P)/FAD-dependent oxidoreductase, with protein MAAEALAHTHDVVIVGGGHNALVAAAYLARTDFRVVVLERLDHLGGAAVSEQPWAGVDARLSRYSYLVSLLPQRIVDDLGLHIELRRRRYSSYTPDPGDPGRGILIDTADAAATAQSFLRTTGDATEAARYARLADRLGVAARALFPTVIEPLVRRATVRERVEDDELWADLVEQPLGRMLRSSLETDIARGIALTDGLIGTFSSSDDESLRQNRCFLYHVIGGGTGDWDVPVGGMGRVSGELERAARAAGADLRTNSEVAAISPDGEVSLWVDRETLRGRLVLSAVGPAILARLLAAGGGGATTGSPPEGAQVKVNMLLRRLPRLRDDRVAPDAAFAGTFHINETLSQLNAAFATASAGGIPSPLPAEIYCHSLTDPSILGPELRASGAHTLTLFGLQVPHRLVTGMDQDAARSAMQDAALRTIDSVLAEPIADCVYLGPDGSPCIETRTTADLEDSLGMIGGDIFHGDLSWPWADDDEPLDSPAARWGVETEHAQVLMCGAGARRGGAVSGLGGHNAAMAAIELLRG; from the coding sequence ATGGCCGCCGAAGCCCTCGCCCACACCCACGACGTCGTGATCGTCGGGGGCGGACACAACGCCCTCGTCGCCGCCGCCTACCTCGCACGCACCGACTTCAGAGTCGTCGTGCTCGAGCGCCTCGACCACCTCGGTGGCGCCGCTGTGTCGGAACAACCATGGGCAGGCGTCGACGCCCGGCTCTCGCGATACTCCTACCTCGTGAGCCTGCTCCCCCAGCGCATCGTCGACGACCTCGGCCTGCACATCGAGCTGCGCCGGCGCCGATACTCCTCCTACACGCCTGATCCGGGCGACCCTGGGCGCGGCATCCTGATCGACACTGCGGATGCGGCGGCCACCGCGCAGTCGTTCCTCCGGACCACCGGCGACGCGACCGAGGCGGCACGATACGCGCGGCTCGCCGATCGGCTGGGGGTCGCTGCGCGGGCGCTCTTTCCGACGGTGATCGAACCGCTCGTCCGCCGAGCCACGGTCCGCGAGCGTGTCGAAGACGACGAACTGTGGGCCGACCTGGTCGAGCAGCCGCTCGGGAGGATGCTGCGCTCGTCGCTCGAGACCGACATCGCCCGAGGCATCGCACTCACCGACGGTCTGATCGGCACCTTCTCGTCGTCGGACGATGAGAGCCTTCGTCAGAACCGCTGCTTCCTGTACCACGTGATCGGCGGCGGAACCGGCGACTGGGACGTGCCGGTGGGCGGGATGGGCCGCGTGAGTGGAGAACTCGAACGAGCTGCGCGCGCTGCCGGCGCCGACCTGCGCACGAACTCCGAAGTGGCGGCCATCAGCCCCGATGGGGAGGTGTCGCTCTGGGTCGACCGCGAGACGCTGCGCGGACGCCTGGTGCTGAGCGCGGTGGGCCCTGCGATTCTCGCCCGGCTGCTCGCGGCGGGCGGCGGGGGCGCCACCACCGGCTCGCCACCGGAGGGCGCGCAGGTGAAGGTCAACATGCTTCTGCGGCGACTCCCCCGGCTGCGCGACGATCGCGTCGCGCCCGACGCCGCCTTCGCCGGAACATTCCACATCAACGAGACGCTCTCGCAGCTGAACGCCGCGTTCGCGACGGCGTCGGCCGGCGGCATCCCGAGCCCGCTTCCGGCCGAGATCTACTGCCATTCGCTGACCGATCCGTCGATCCTCGGACCGGAGCTGCGCGCCTCGGGCGCGCATACGCTCACGCTGTTCGGCCTGCAGGTGCCGCATCGGCTTGTGACCGGGATGGATCAGGATGCCGCTCGCTCAGCGATGCAGGATGCTGCGCTTCGGACGATCGACTCGGTGCTTGCGGAGCCCATCGCCGATTGCGTGTACCTGGGTCCGGACGGCTCCCCGTGCATCGAGACCCGCACGACCGCCGACCTCGAGGACTCGCTCGGGATGATCGGTGGCGACATCTTCCACGGCGACCTCTCGTGGCCATGGGCAGACGACGACGAACCGCTCGACTCCCCCGCTGCGCGATGGGGCGTCGAGACCGAGCACGCGCAGGTGCTGATGTGCGGCGCGGGCGCGCGTCGCGGCGGCGCCGTCAGCGGACTCGGCGGGCACAACGCCGCGATGGCGGCGATCGAGCTTCTTCGCGGCTGA